The sequence GTTCGGCACCATTTGTAAAATCAGGAATAAAAGGAGGCCGTTTTTTCTCCCTTTAAATCGATAACGTGAAAACGAATAGGCAGTCAGCCCAATAGAAATGACGGCCAGTATCATGGTGATGAAACAGATCTTAATGGTGTTCCAGTACCATAGAAGATAGGGGGTACTCTCAAGGTCAAACAGCGTTTGATAGTGAGCAAACGTGAAATTGTCCGGAATGATGGAAGAGCTTGTTAAACTGTCTCCGGGATTCAGTGAAGCTCCAATGACCCATAGGACCGGATAAAGCACGATGATGCTTGCTGTAAAGAGAAATGCGTATGACATTGTTATTCGTATTCCATTCCACCATGCTGCTTTCATATTACATCATATCCTCTTCATTGAATGATTTTGTTCTCCTGAATTGCCATAAAGCTATCACAATGACGATGATTGATAGAATCATTGTAATGGCCGCGGCTTTACCATATTGAGCAGAAGCCATAGTCAGATCGTACACCCACGATATCAGGATATCCGTTCCCCCTGCATTCTGACCGGAAACAGCAGGACCTCCTCCATTAAACAAATAGATTACATTGAAGTTATTAAAGTTATACGTATATTGTGTAATCAAGATGGGAGCGGTCGCAAATAGAATCATAGGCAGGGTAATGTTCTTAAATTGACTAAAGCGTGAAGCCCCGTCCATTGCGGCAGCTTCATACAACTCTCCGGGTATTGACTGGATAACCCCTGTCACCATCACAAAGATGAATGGGAAGCCAAGCCACCATTGAACGAAGATTAACGCAATCTTCGTCCAGAATGGTTCAGTCAGCCAAGGAACCGCATCAACTCCAAAGAAATGAAGGATGTTCTGATTAATGGCACCAAAACTCTCATTGAACATACCTGAGAAGATTAAGACAGAAACGAAAGCCGGGATCGCCCAAGGTAATATAAAGATGGTCCGAAATACTCTCTTCCCCCATATTTCCTTTTGCTGTATCACGATTGCTAACAGAATCCCAATCACAACTTGCCCAGTTGTCGCTGCAAAGGTCCAGATAATGGTCCAGGCAAAT is a genomic window of Rossellomorea sp. y25 containing:
- a CDS encoding sugar ABC transporter permease, giving the protein MIPGLGQFYNRQFVKGLIFLLMAGSFFIAFHDLLDIGLWGLVTLGSELPRDHSIFLLIQGIIALVVTLLGLAVYGFNLYDAYQTGKKRDERRSISSVKEQYRNLIDSGFPYMMLTPGFLLLLFVVVFPIIFMVLLSFTNYDLYHSPPAKLVDWTGFQNFIDLVKVDIWRETFLSVFAWTIIWTFAATTGQVVIGILLAIVIQQKEIWGKRVFRTIFILPWAIPAFVSVLIFSGMFNESFGAINQNILHFFGVDAVPWLTEPFWTKIALIFVQWWLGFPFIFVMVTGVIQSIPGELYEAAAMDGASRFSQFKNITLPMILFATAPILITQYTYNFNNFNVIYLFNGGGPAVSGQNAGGTDILISWVYDLTMASAQYGKAAAITMILSIIVIVIALWQFRRTKSFNEEDMM